The following are encoded in a window of Bradyrhizobium guangdongense genomic DNA:
- a CDS encoding CBASS cGAMP-activated phospholipase, with product MTQVAVPSDKPPIRRILSIDGGGIMGTQPASFLTSLEEDLDRPIGEYFDLIAGTSTGGILAIGLAMGLPARDLLDLYVRRGPHIFGQSGGALASFAGDAWRRLKHIVTPKHDADLLRSELSTVLGSRRIGDARTRLVIPAWDADHRGVYIFKTAHHPRLKTDYKRLAVDAAMATAAAPTYYKRHRTAEDVGLLDGGVWANNPIALAVVEAVTLLDWPASSLRVLSLGCVNEVYMIGEAPGWGGLAKDVTRLFMDGQSHGALGMAKLLTGHQYEREAIFRCCPDVPKDFFNLDDTRKIAQLKGMGASSARKERPRIEPVFLTETAESFKPIYTVKGIEP from the coding sequence CGTCTCTGGAAGAGGATCTCGACCGGCCCATCGGAGAGTATTTCGATCTGATCGCAGGAACGTCCACGGGCGGCATTCTGGCGATCGGATTGGCGATGGGTCTTCCCGCGCGTGATCTCCTTGACCTCTATGTCCGTCGCGGCCCACACATTTTTGGACAGTCGGGCGGCGCTCTGGCGAGCTTCGCCGGCGACGCGTGGCGTCGCCTCAAGCACATCGTCACCCCGAAGCATGACGCTGATCTGCTGCGGAGCGAACTCTCTACAGTTCTCGGCAGCAGGCGCATTGGGGATGCGAGAACGCGACTGGTGATTCCCGCATGGGATGCCGACCATCGCGGTGTCTATATTTTCAAGACAGCGCATCATCCCCGCCTCAAGACCGATTACAAGCGCCTCGCCGTCGATGCCGCGATGGCGACGGCCGCCGCGCCCACCTACTACAAGCGCCACCGGACCGCCGAGGATGTCGGTCTGCTCGACGGCGGCGTATGGGCCAACAACCCGATCGCGTTGGCGGTGGTCGAGGCCGTCACTTTGCTCGACTGGCCGGCCAGCAGTCTGCGAGTGCTGAGCCTGGGCTGCGTCAACGAGGTCTACATGATCGGCGAGGCGCCTGGTTGGGGCGGTCTCGCAAAGGATGTGACCCGCCTGTTCATGGACGGCCAGTCGCATGGCGCGCTTGGTATGGCGAAGTTGCTTACCGGCCATCAATACGAACGTGAGGCGATTTTCCGGTGCTGCCCGGATGTGCCGAAGGATTTCTTCAATCTCGATGACACGCGCAAGATCGCGCAACTCAAAGGCATGGGCGCCTCATCAGCTCGTAAGGAGCGTCCTCGCATTGAACCCGTTTTTCTGACGGAAACTGCCGAATCGTTCAAACCTATCTACACCGTGAAAGGAATTGAGCCATGA
- a CDS encoding glutathione S-transferase N-terminal domain-containing protein encodes MIDLYFWPTPNGYKAAIMLAELDLEYRVVPVDITAGEQFHPEFLKINPNNKVPAIVDHDGPHNKPYAVFESAVVLIYLAEKSGRFLSQDPEKRYDTLKWLVFQNTTMGPMLGQAHHFMVYATEKIDYAIERYDREVGRIYNILEKRLGEFEYLAGEYSIADISTFPWVRTRKLHRRDLSEYPNIDRWYQAIKDRPGVRAGINTLSDSKQWEAKPGTEAWKNMFGKN; translated from the coding sequence ATGATTGATCTATACTTCTGGCCAACCCCGAACGGGTATAAAGCAGCCATAATGCTGGCAGAGTTGGACTTGGAGTATCGTGTAGTTCCGGTTGATATAACGGCAGGTGAGCAGTTTCATCCGGAATTTCTGAAGATCAATCCAAATAACAAAGTGCCGGCCATCGTGGATCACGATGGCCCGCACAACAAGCCATATGCAGTTTTTGAATCCGCGGTCGTTCTTATCTATCTCGCGGAAAAGTCCGGTAGATTTCTCTCTCAGGATCCTGAAAAGCGCTACGATACGCTAAAGTGGCTTGTATTTCAGAATACGACGATGGGTCCAATGCTGGGCCAAGCGCACCACTTCATGGTGTATGCGACTGAGAAGATCGATTACGCGATCGAACGTTATGATCGGGAAGTTGGTCGAATATACAACATTCTCGAGAAGCGCCTTGGCGAATTTGAATATCTCGCCGGCGAGTATTCCATCGCTGACATCAGCACATTCCCTTGGGTTCGCACGCGAAAGCTGCATCGACGTGACTTGTCGGAGTACCCGAACATTGATCGATGGTACCAGGCGATCAAAGACCGTCCGGGGGTTAGGGCGGGCATAAATACGTTGTCCGACAGCAAACAATGGGAAGCGAAGCCGGGCACCGAGGCCTGGAAGAATATGTTCGGAAAGAACTGA
- a CDS encoding aromatic ring-hydroxylating oxygenase subunit alpha: protein MVSKLLDDRPDDGIFRVDRTVFTDQDIFERELTHVFEGTWVFVGLESQLRKPNDFVTTYIGRHPVLITKDGTGEIRCFFNTCRHRGAIVCPFKKGNQKFHVCRYHGWSYDSAGKNVSMTDEKDGQYPPSFLADDHGLKPVPKIASYRGLLFASVSPDVPTLEEHLGDARAFIDLVVDQGIEGLEFVDGNVSYTFDANWKLQFENGLDYYHFASTHSSYIDVLKKREVRRGPLEVKPWNPTETDPDAQGSFSLARGHAMMWSIHASRVYKLRPLNQDGKLLSTVQGQTREDKLKWMFRQRNLTIYPNLQIVDIGTLQLRTWRPLAPDKTEITSHCLAPVGESDEARRVRIRLYEDFFNPSGLATSDDNVMYELCQTGYGARFAGPTQGYARGLRPKSGEALNYSSELQVSPDRWTYGAPLFGDETCFHSGYREWLRLMTRDPSEG, encoded by the coding sequence ATGGTTTCGAAGCTGCTGGACGATCGACCCGATGACGGAATATTTCGGGTAGATCGGACGGTGTTCACCGACCAGGATATTTTTGAGCGCGAACTTACTCACGTTTTCGAGGGGACTTGGGTTTTCGTCGGGCTGGAAAGTCAGTTACGCAAGCCGAATGACTTCGTGACGACGTACATCGGGCGCCACCCCGTCCTGATTACAAAGGACGGGACTGGAGAAATTCGATGCTTCTTTAACACCTGTCGCCACCGCGGGGCGATCGTTTGCCCCTTTAAGAAGGGCAATCAGAAATTCCATGTTTGTCGCTATCATGGGTGGTCGTACGATAGTGCCGGCAAGAATGTTTCGATGACCGATGAGAAGGATGGCCAGTATCCGCCGTCCTTTCTTGCGGATGATCATGGCCTCAAGCCTGTTCCCAAGATTGCAAGCTATCGAGGGCTTCTGTTTGCAAGCGTGTCGCCCGACGTGCCGACGCTAGAGGAGCATCTTGGTGACGCGCGCGCGTTTATCGATCTCGTTGTCGATCAGGGCATCGAAGGGCTGGAGTTCGTTGACGGAAACGTAAGCTACACGTTCGACGCCAATTGGAAGCTTCAGTTCGAGAACGGGCTTGATTATTACCACTTCGCTTCAACGCACAGTTCGTATATCGACGTTCTCAAGAAGCGTGAAGTGCGGAGAGGACCGCTAGAAGTAAAGCCGTGGAATCCGACAGAGACCGACCCCGACGCGCAAGGAAGCTTCAGCCTGGCGAGGGGGCACGCGATGATGTGGTCCATTCATGCGTCAAGGGTTTATAAGCTCCGCCCTCTCAATCAGGATGGCAAACTTCTGTCGACGGTTCAGGGGCAGACTCGGGAAGACAAGCTCAAGTGGATGTTTCGTCAGCGCAATCTCACGATTTATCCTAACCTGCAGATCGTTGATATCGGCACGCTGCAGTTGCGGACGTGGCGGCCATTGGCTCCGGACAAGACGGAGATTACGTCTCACTGTCTTGCCCCAGTTGGTGAAAGTGACGAGGCGCGCCGCGTTCGCATCCGTCTGTATGAGGATTTCTTCAATCCGAGCGGTCTTGCGACGTCCGACGACAACGTCATGTACGAGCTTTGCCAGACCGGCTACGGAGCTCGTTTCGCTGGTCCTACGCAGGGGTATGCGCGAGGCTTGAGGCCGAAGTCCGGCGAGGCACTCAACTACTCTTCCGAATTGCAGGTTTCACCTGATCGGTGGACCTATGGAGCGCCCCTGTTCGGCGATGAGACATGCTTTCATTCCGGTTACCGGGAATGGCTGCGCCTTATGACTCGTGATCCCTCGGAAGGCTAG
- a CDS encoding NAD(P)/FAD-dependent oxidoreductase, which yields MRFVIVGAGLAGHTAAVHLRELAPQAKIDILGDELGLPYDRPPLSKEVLGEGAPRYLANAETYHENGISYHPGQTATQIDRNRSEILTACGNAYAYDRLLLATGSRARKLPDSVGQSSKILYLRTLEDAVRLKSVLRESRRIAVIGGGFIGLEVAAAARAMACEVFLFEMTDRILSRGMPAILSRWAEKLHRLNGVQFEFGSKIDSIHHQDDGSLRLRWNAFADVDAVVVGIGVQPNTQLASDAGLDVDDGIVVDDRCQTSDPAIFAAGEVTSHPVLGGAFRQRLESWKVASGQSLVAAKSMAGIDSHYAEPPWLWSDQFGHNIQSLGVLQNADRSVVLDDPETNNWTAIFLDSHDKIAGAIAVNNGRDISMLKRALLHDGIIPEKLLNRAAR from the coding sequence ATGCGTTTTGTGATTGTCGGAGCAGGCCTCGCGGGGCACACAGCCGCCGTGCATCTTCGCGAGTTGGCGCCACAAGCCAAGATCGATATTCTCGGAGACGAACTCGGCCTGCCGTATGATCGCCCGCCGCTGTCCAAAGAAGTCCTTGGCGAGGGCGCACCGCGCTATCTGGCAAACGCGGAGACCTATCATGAGAACGGTATTTCGTATCATCCCGGACAAACCGCGACGCAGATCGATCGAAACCGCTCCGAAATTCTAACCGCTTGCGGAAATGCTTATGCTTACGATCGGCTACTCCTCGCGACCGGATCGCGGGCGAGAAAATTGCCGGATAGCGTCGGGCAAAGCTCGAAAATTCTCTATCTGCGAACGCTTGAAGACGCGGTTCGCTTGAAATCCGTGCTTCGGGAATCGCGTCGAATTGCTGTGATCGGCGGCGGGTTCATTGGGTTAGAGGTTGCTGCCGCCGCTCGAGCGATGGCCTGCGAGGTTTTTCTGTTTGAGATGACGGATCGGATACTATCTCGCGGCATGCCTGCTATCCTGAGCCGTTGGGCTGAGAAATTGCATCGCCTGAACGGAGTCCAGTTCGAATTTGGCTCAAAGATCGATTCAATTCATCATCAGGATGATGGTTCGTTGCGATTGCGCTGGAATGCATTCGCAGATGTCGACGCAGTCGTTGTCGGGATCGGGGTTCAACCCAACACCCAACTTGCATCGGACGCGGGGCTGGACGTCGATGATGGTATTGTCGTGGATGATCGCTGCCAGACATCTGATCCGGCGATCTTCGCTGCGGGAGAGGTGACGTCACACCCCGTCTTAGGCGGCGCGTTTCGTCAGCGACTTGAGTCCTGGAAGGTGGCCTCGGGCCAATCGCTGGTCGCGGCGAAATCCATGGCAGGGATTGACTCGCATTATGCGGAGCCGCCGTGGCTATGGTCGGACCAGTTTGGACACAACATTCAGTCGTTAGGAGTGCTGCAAAATGCTGACCGCAGTGTCGTGCTGGACGATCCTGAAACGAACAATTGGACGGCAATCTTCCTCGATAGTCACGATAAAATTGCCGGCGCAATCGCGGTGAACAACGGCCGTGATATTTCGATGCTAAAGCGTGCCTTGCTTCATGACGGAATCATTCCAGAGAAACTGCTCAATAGAGCCGCCAGATAG
- a CDS encoding FAD-binding oxidoreductase, protein MAKEKSGYYGQRRKFWSWGYEGEANSKDEIRTMRDRVEQRLGIKDIEILSDPTLDEIELYASRIKIPRTLEDFCTSEKWDRIVHTYGKGFKDMTLIYRRDFKKAPDVVAYPRDEEDIAAIFDWCGENSYACIPYGGGSSVTGGFWGPERDAFPGVVVIDLGNLNKILEVDPVSRCARIQAGILGPALEEQLKPHGLTLRHIPQSWEFSSLGGWIATRSSGHYATHLTHIDDMVESLRVVTPAGTIQNRRLPGSGAGPNPDRLFIGSEGSLGIITDAWMRLQGRVKFRANASISFKTFYQGAKAVRQITQAGLFPANCRYLDEQDAKFYGAGDGTDSVLLLGFESADHPVDAWLERSLEICKDFGGVVKQQAGTADNALETSRSGPQGNWRHQFRYLPRLMHTRAAMGIVSFTFETAYTWDRFEEVDTEIMRRIRKAQKENLGGGIVCRRFSFLYPDGPAPYYSIMAPSTHANSLEAYKMLHDVASDALIELGATITHHHAVGKSFRPWYDKEVDPLFRRVLAAAKTELDPKWMLNPGLIVDKPAGLKIVG, encoded by the coding sequence GTGGCGAAGGAAAAGAGTGGCTACTACGGCCAGCGAAGGAAGTTCTGGTCGTGGGGATATGAAGGTGAAGCTAATTCCAAGGACGAAATCCGAACCATGCGAGACCGCGTGGAGCAGCGGCTTGGAATTAAAGACATCGAAATTCTGTCAGACCCGACTCTGGACGAGATTGAACTTTATGCGTCGCGCATAAAGATCCCGCGAACGCTGGAGGATTTCTGTACCTCGGAAAAATGGGACAGAATTGTTCATACGTACGGTAAGGGTTTCAAGGACATGACCCTTATCTACCGGCGCGATTTCAAGAAGGCTCCGGACGTCGTGGCCTATCCGCGCGACGAAGAAGACATCGCTGCCATCTTCGACTGGTGCGGGGAAAATAGTTATGCATGCATCCCGTATGGCGGCGGATCGAGCGTCACCGGCGGCTTCTGGGGTCCCGAGCGCGACGCCTTTCCCGGGGTCGTCGTAATCGACTTGGGCAACCTCAACAAGATTCTCGAAGTCGACCCCGTGTCGCGCTGCGCGCGGATCCAGGCGGGCATTCTCGGTCCGGCTCTGGAAGAACAACTGAAGCCGCATGGCCTCACCTTGCGCCATATTCCGCAATCGTGGGAATTCTCATCGCTGGGCGGTTGGATCGCAACCCGCTCGTCCGGTCACTATGCGACCCATCTCACGCATATTGACGACATGGTGGAAAGCCTGCGCGTGGTCACCCCGGCGGGAACGATCCAGAACCGCCGCCTGCCAGGCTCGGGTGCGGGACCCAATCCGGATCGGCTGTTCATCGGGTCTGAGGGCTCGCTGGGCATCATCACCGATGCATGGATGCGTCTACAGGGGCGTGTGAAATTCCGTGCGAATGCGTCGATCTCCTTCAAGACGTTCTATCAGGGTGCCAAGGCCGTCCGTCAGATCACCCAAGCAGGACTGTTCCCGGCGAACTGTCGCTATCTGGACGAGCAGGACGCCAAATTCTACGGCGCTGGAGACGGCACCGATTCGGTCCTGTTGCTGGGCTTCGAATCCGCCGACCATCCGGTGGACGCGTGGCTGGAGCGTAGTCTCGAAATCTGCAAGGACTTCGGTGGCGTCGTGAAGCAACAGGCGGGAACTGCGGACAACGCGCTGGAGACCAGCCGTAGCGGGCCGCAGGGTAACTGGCGGCACCAGTTCAGATATCTGCCCCGGTTGATGCATACGCGCGCAGCGATGGGAATCGTCAGCTTCACGTTCGAAACTGCCTACACTTGGGATCGGTTCGAAGAAGTCGATACCGAGATCATGCGTCGCATCCGGAAGGCCCAGAAGGAAAATCTTGGCGGCGGCATCGTCTGCCGCAGGTTCTCCTTCCTGTATCCGGACGGCCCGGCTCCTTACTATTCGATCATGGCTCCTTCGACGCACGCCAACAGCCTTGAAGCCTATAAGATGCTCCACGACGTTGCGTCGGACGCGCTAATCGAACTCGGCGCAACCATCACGCACCACCATGCTGTCGGAAAATCGTTCCGTCCTTGGTACGACAAGGAAGTCGATCCGTTGTTCCGCCGTGTGCTGGCAGCCGCCAAGACCGAACTGGACCCGAAGTGGATGTTGAACCCTGGGCTGATCGTTGACAAGCCAGCAGGGCTCAAGATCGTCGGATAG
- a CDS encoding nucleotidyltransferase domain-containing protein, producing the protein MRKAEVYSLLDQICQALELTAAQLEAARTSYEAVAEWLSGSDNPLLKWIDIYAHGSTGLGTTVKPIGREDFDVDLICKVLRFTADRPPAELKRIVGDRLKENARYAAMLEEKKRCWRLNYAREYHLDISPTINNAKCANGGELVPDKKLREFKPTNPKGYKALFERRAALIPTLRMQKALAAEDRAAVEPFPVHGTAKGILRRTVQILKRHRDVHFLEVVEEIAPISIIITTLAAQSYEYCVKSFVFDSELDVLIATIRLMPHFIDKPVVNGRRIYVVANETTVGENFAERWNTEPARAAAFYEWHAKALADFEALPDLQGIDVIGKSLEGSLGSSVVRKVIDARTDSISQARTAKKLYVAPTVGLTLSSAANATPVRSNTFFGD; encoded by the coding sequence TTGCGCAAAGCCGAGGTTTACTCGCTCCTCGATCAGATTTGCCAAGCGCTGGAGTTGACCGCTGCTCAGCTTGAGGCTGCGCGGACGAGCTACGAGGCTGTCGCGGAATGGCTCTCCGGGTCGGACAACCCTCTTCTGAAGTGGATCGATATTTATGCTCACGGCTCGACCGGCCTCGGCACGACGGTCAAACCGATCGGGCGCGAAGATTTCGACGTCGATCTCATCTGCAAGGTGCTGCGCTTTACCGCTGACCGGCCACCGGCAGAGTTGAAACGCATTGTCGGCGATCGCCTGAAGGAGAACGCGCGCTACGCTGCCATGCTCGAAGAGAAGAAGCGCTGCTGGCGCTTGAACTACGCACGCGAATATCATCTCGACATCTCGCCGACGATCAACAATGCCAAATGCGCCAACGGCGGCGAATTGGTTCCCGACAAGAAGCTGCGGGAATTCAAACCGACGAATCCGAAAGGCTACAAGGCGCTCTTTGAACGCAGGGCAGCCCTAATCCCCACCTTGCGGATGCAAAAGGCTCTCGCTGCCGAGGACCGTGCGGCCGTCGAGCCCTTCCCTGTGCATGGCACCGCCAAAGGCATCCTGCGGCGGACGGTGCAGATCCTCAAGCGGCATCGTGATGTGCATTTCCTGGAAGTCGTCGAGGAGATCGCACCGATCTCCATCATCATCACCACGCTCGCGGCACAGTCGTATGAGTATTGCGTCAAGAGCTTTGTTTTCGATTCCGAACTTGACGTTCTGATCGCGACCATTCGGTTGATGCCACACTTCATCGATAAGCCGGTCGTCAATGGTCGGCGGATCTATGTGGTGGCCAACGAAACCACGGTCGGCGAGAACTTCGCCGAGCGCTGGAATACTGAGCCGGCTCGCGCCGCCGCCTTCTACGAGTGGCATGCGAAGGCACTGGCGGACTTCGAGGCCCTTCCGGATTTGCAGGGCATCGACGTTATCGGCAAGAGCTTGGAAGGAAGCCTCGGGAGTTCGGTCGTTCGCAAAGTTATCGATGCTCGCACCGACAGCATTTCGCAGGCACGCACGGCCAAGAAGCTCTACGTCGCGCCGACGGTCGGGCTCACGCTGTCCAGCGCGGCCAATGCGACGCCGGTTCGCTCCAACACGTTCTTCGGTGACTAG
- a CDS encoding DUF2274 domain-containing protein, translating to MLARFMATDRSFFEGSPSASFR from the coding sequence ATGTTGGCGCGGTTCATGGCGACGGACAGAAGCTTTTTTGAAGGCTCGCCGAGTGCGTCATTTCGCTAA
- a CDS encoding aromatic-ring-hydroxylating dioxygenase subunit beta, translating into MSEDDYLKIATRVLFTEARLLDQKKFRDWVKLYADDAIFWVPAWKDEYETTSNPNRELSMIYHENSYGLSDRIDRIQSRKSITAMPLPRTVHSYTNIMVDAASTDSIEGNACFTVHTYDPRACKSHTNFGRLEFRLRRLGEAWLIGFKKISLTNDQMATALDFYSV; encoded by the coding sequence ATGTCAGAGGATGATTACCTGAAGATTGCTACTCGCGTTCTCTTCACGGAGGCAAGACTTCTGGATCAGAAGAAATTCCGCGATTGGGTCAAGCTCTACGCTGACGATGCGATTTTCTGGGTGCCGGCCTGGAAGGACGAGTACGAGACGACGTCCAATCCGAACCGCGAGCTTTCAATGATATATCATGAGAACTCATATGGGCTGAGTGACCGAATTGACAGGATACAGTCGCGAAAGTCCATCACGGCGATGCCGCTTCCGCGCACGGTTCATTCCTATACGAACATCATGGTCGATGCGGCCTCGACGGATTCGATCGAGGGAAATGCCTGCTTCACGGTTCATACGTACGATCCGCGCGCTTGTAAAAGCCATACCAACTTCGGACGCCTTGAATTTCGGCTGCGCCGTCTTGGAGAGGCTTGGCTGATCGGATTCAAAAAGATTTCCCTTACGAACGATCAAATGGCCACTGCGCTCGATTTCTACAGCGTCTAG
- a CDS encoding non-heme iron oxygenase ferredoxin subunit — MTNWVKAALTKDVSDDSIQQLNINGCKVALYRCGEEYFATSDVCTHAYALLSDGWLDGYEIECPLHGARFDVRTGAALTSPAETALATYPVRVAGDAVEIDVTSAPSNPDAST; from the coding sequence ATGACTAACTGGGTAAAAGCCGCTCTTACGAAAGATGTGTCGGATGACAGCATTCAGCAGCTCAATATCAACGGATGCAAAGTTGCGCTCTACCGCTGCGGCGAAGAGTATTTTGCCACGTCTGACGTTTGTACTCATGCCTATGCACTTCTGTCCGACGGTTGGCTCGATGGTTACGAGATCGAGTGCCCGCTTCATGGCGCCCGCTTCGATGTTCGAACGGGCGCGGCGTTGACCTCACCAGCAGAAACGGCCCTGGCAACCTATCCTGTTCGTGTCGCCGGTGATGCTGTGGAAATCGATGTCACCTCGGCACCGTCTAATCCCGACGCGTCAACCTAA